The Pseudomonas graminis region CGTCGTTCTCCTGAAGCCGGTGCTTTAGTCTTGGTGGGCAGTGTAAACGAGGGTGGCGGTTACTGCGTCCCCGGCGTGACGTAGTACGGTTTCTGACCATTACACGATTGAGGAATTCAGATGACACAGAAGTCAGACGAGGACGACAAAGTCCGTCTGGACAAATGGCTTTGGGCGGCACGCTTCTTCAAGACGCGCGCCCTGGCGAAAGCCGCCATTGAAAGCGGGAAGGTCCATTGCCGCGGCGAGCGTTGCAAGCCGGGAAAAGAGCCGCGTGTGGGGGATGAGTTGCAGATCAGAGCAGGCTTCGATGAGCGGACCGTAGTCGTCCAGGCATTGTCGATCGTGCGCCGTGGCGCGCCTGAGGCTCAGCTGCTGTACAGCGAAACGCCGGAGAGCCTTGCCAAACGCGAGCAAGCCGCGGAGATGCGCAAGGCCGGAAGCCTGGGCGTGACGACTGACGGCAGGCCGACCAAGAAGCAGCGCCGGCAATTGTTTCATTTTCGTTCGGGTGACGACTGACGATCTCGCCGCTTTCCGGGATCGCGCACTCATCGACCCCGGACTGCTAGTGGCGACAGGCAGCTTACAAATGAGAGCCCTGCTTCATGATGCTCAGGCATTTGAGCAGCGGCAGGCGGCCCAGCACATTGAAGGCGGGCGCGGTCAGTCGAAACAGGAAAGCGGTGACGGTGGCAACGAACGGGGTGTAGCAGCTCCAGCCAAGGGCGAGCAACGCGATCATCACGCCGCCGATGTAATCGTCCTGACCCCAATGAGCGCCAGCAACCAGGCGCGGCATCATGAACAGGAACGCCAGCGCCCAGATGACGACACGCTGGCTGACCGTGCGGCTATAGACGCTCATGAACATCGCCCAGATCAACAGCACCGAAGCGTGGTCCCCCGGGAAGCTCTGGCTGGAGCGATCCTTGAGCTGCCATTTGTCTTCAAGCCCCGGGAATATGTCGCTGAGCTTGATGGCATCAGGGATCATCATCGATGCGCTGTCATGTTGCAGCGCGCTGTGGTCGATGATCTTGGAAAACACCGTGCGGATGATAAGCAGCAGAATCAGCGTCAACACAAAGCCGATCAGCGCAGCACGCGTTTGCAGTGATTTGAATACCCACTCGCCTTTGATAAGCAGCGTAAGAAGGATCAGGCCAACGACGACATCGAAGGGCCGCATGCTGGCAATCGTCCAGATCCACAACCACGCCTTGTTTTGCTCAAGCGGGCGGTTCAGTACGTGAAACAGGCCTTCATCGAAGTGCGTGAAAGCCGCGTGGCCCGTGGGCCAGATCCAAAGCAGCAGCAGTGCCAGTGCCACCAGATTGCACAGCATGAATTTTTTGGCGTTCCACTTGGGTTGGAACAATGCGGGATAGTCCATAAAATGCCCCCATCGGCATGACAGTGCACCCGTCGGTGCTAAACCGCGCTTTATAGGCGCTTGTCATCATTTTGTCATCCATTCAGATACCTTCTCCTATGTCAGACTTTGCGGATACCGATTACACCCAGCGCTTCATCTTCGACGAGAGCGACGTTCGCGGCGAGCTCGTGGCCCTTGAGCGCAGCTACGCCGAGGTACTTGCCAAGCATCCGTACCCCGAGCCAGTCGCCCAGTTGCTCGGCGAGATGCTCGCCGCCGCCGCGCTATTGGTCGGCACACTGAAGTTCGACGGCTTGCTGATTTTGCAGGCGCGGTCGCTTGGACCGGTATCGTTGCTGATGGTCGAGTGCTCCAGCGAGCGGGAATTGCGCGGCATCGCGCGCTACGACGAAACCCTGGTCAAGCCTGACGCCACGCTACTCGACCTGATGCCCAATGGCGACCTGACCATGACCATCGACCCGCGTCAGGGCAAACGCTATCAGGGCATCGTGGGCCTTGATGGCGTCGACCTGTCGGCGTGCCTGTCCGAGTATTTTGTGATGTCGGAACAATTGCCGACTCGCTTCTGGATCAAGGCCGACGGCAAGCGCGCACGGGGCCTGCTGCTGCAACAGCTGCCAGCTGAAAAGCTGAAAGAGCCTGAAGAACGCGAGGCCAGCTGGCAGCACGTCAACACACTGGTCGACACCCTGACCGCCGAGGAACTGCTCAGCCTGACCAACGAAACCGTGTTGCATCGGCTGTTCCACGAAGACGTCGTGCGCATGTTCGACGTCCAGCCATTGGTGTTCCGTTGCAGCTGCTCACGCGAACGTTCTGGCAATGCGTTGGTCAGTCTTGGTCTGGAAGATGCACAGCAGTTGGTGATCGAGCATCACGGTGCGGTGGAGATCGACTGCCAGTTCTGCAATCAGCGCTATCTGTTCGATGCAACCGATGTAGCGCAGCTGTTTGCAGGGGGTGGGGTGGATACCCCTTCCGATACCCGCCATTAATGTAGTGCGGGTCCTGCGCTGAAAGCTTTCCGCCCGGCCCGCTTGACTCTTCTTCATGTAGTTCTGACAGGAGGGCCCTACCTTTTTTGGGCTTTTCTGGCATAATCCGGCCACTTTTTAGCTGTAGTAGTGTTGGTTTTTCTACTACAAAACGTTTGGAGCACTCGGCCATCGAGCCGACGGGGAATCTCATGACGCAAGCCAATAACGCCGTTCACACCGATCTCAGTGTCGACGATCTGGTTAAAGAAGCCCTCAAACGCGAAGAAGGCGTGCTGTCCGATACTGGCGCACTCGTCGTGGAAACAGGCCACCGCACAGGCCGCTCGCCTGTCGACCGCTTCATCGTAGATGAACCGACCACTCAGGCCGCGATCGCCTGGGGTCCGATCAACCGCAAATTCCCTGCCGATAAGTTCGACGCTCTGTGGGCCCGTGTCGAGGCGTTCAACAACGCCCAGGAACACTTCGTTTCCCACGTTCACGTAGGCGCAGCCGAAGATCACTACCTCGCGGTCAAGATGACCACGCAGACGGCCTGGCAGAACCTGTTCGGTCGCTGCCTGTTCATTAATCCGGCCCAGTACAACCCGGCCGGTCGTGAAGAATGGCAAGTGCTCAACGTGGCCAACTTCGAGTGCGTGCCTGAGCGTGACGGCACCAACTCCGACGGTTGCGTCATCATCAACTTCGCTCAAAAGAAGGTGCTCATTGCCGGTATGCGTTACGCCGGTGAAATGAAGAAAGCCATGTTCTCGGTGCAGAACTTCCTGCTGCCGGCGTCTGACGTGCTGCCAATGCACTGCGCGGCCAACATCGGTGAAGAAGGCGACGTGACGCTGTTCTTCGGTCTGTCCGGTACTGGTAAAACCACGCTGTCCGCCGACGAGACCCGTTACCTGATCGGTGACGACGAACACGGTTG contains the following coding sequences:
- a CDS encoding RNA-binding S4 domain-containing protein, with the translated sequence MTQKSDEDDKVRLDKWLWAARFFKTRALAKAAIESGKVHCRGERCKPGKEPRVGDELQIRAGFDERTVVVQALSIVRRGAPEAQLLYSETPESLAKREQAAEMRKAGSLGVTTDGRPTKKQRRQLFHFRSGDD
- a CDS encoding phosphatase PAP2 family protein, with protein sequence MDYPALFQPKWNAKKFMLCNLVALALLLLWIWPTGHAAFTHFDEGLFHVLNRPLEQNKAWLWIWTIASMRPFDVVVGLILLTLLIKGEWVFKSLQTRAALIGFVLTLILLLIIRTVFSKIIDHSALQHDSASMMIPDAIKLSDIFPGLEDKWQLKDRSSQSFPGDHASVLLIWAMFMSVYSRTVSQRVVIWALAFLFMMPRLVAGAHWGQDDYIGGVMIALLALGWSCYTPFVATVTAFLFRLTAPAFNVLGRLPLLKCLSIMKQGSHL
- the hslO gene encoding Hsp33 family molecular chaperone HslO, yielding MSDFADTDYTQRFIFDESDVRGELVALERSYAEVLAKHPYPEPVAQLLGEMLAAAALLVGTLKFDGLLILQARSLGPVSLLMVECSSERELRGIARYDETLVKPDATLLDLMPNGDLTMTIDPRQGKRYQGIVGLDGVDLSACLSEYFVMSEQLPTRFWIKADGKRARGLLLQQLPAEKLKEPEEREASWQHVNTLVDTLTAEELLSLTNETVLHRLFHEDVVRMFDVQPLVFRCSCSRERSGNALVSLGLEDAQQLVIEHHGAVEIDCQFCNQRYLFDATDVAQLFAGGGVDTPSDTRH